Proteins found in one Quercus robur chromosome 2, dhQueRobu3.1, whole genome shotgun sequence genomic segment:
- the LOC126700859 gene encoding uncharacterized protein LOC126700859: protein MRVGETLRSYASRYWELYNEIGKGNEKIAESTFRMGLPEDSELRESLTKRPPEDMRQLIRRIEEYKRLKDDRLQNKGKVPLLNRSRKGVFPTRPRKDFRMQEPEAQIRGVNVAFKEPIHKILDRIKNKSFFRWPNKMGGDPSRRNQNLYCTYHRDKGRTTEQCRVLKDQLGQLVKAGYLKEFVVDSGNRDAGHGAQ from the coding sequence ATGAGGGTCGGCGAAACCCTTCGAAGTTATGCCAGTCGGTATTGGGAGCTATACAATGAAATCGGAAAGGGTAATGAGAAGATTGCGGAGAGCACTTTCAGGATGGGGCTGCCCGAGGACtctgaactacgggagtcgTTGACGAAAAGACCtcccgaggatatgaggcaacttatAAGGCGTATTGAAGAGTATAAACGTCTTAAAGATGATCGGTTGCAGAATAAGGGTAAGGTCCCGTTGTTGAATCGCTCCCGGAAGGGCGTTTTTCCAACGAGACCGAGGAAGGATTTCAGGATGCAGGAACCAGAAGCACAAATTAGAGGGGTGAATGTAGCATTCAAAGAGCCGATACACAAAATTTTAGACCGGATTAAGAACAAatcattcttcagatggccgaacaagatggggggTGACCCATCCCGAAGGAATCAAAACTTGTACTGCACATACCACAGAGATAAAGGGCGCACCACCGAGCAATGCCGGGTATTAAAAGATCAACTGGGGCAACTAGTGAAGGCAGGATATTTGAAAGAGTTCGTAGTGGATTCCGGTAACCGGGATGCCGGCCATGGTGCTCAGTAG
- the LOC126700853 gene encoding uncharacterized protein LOC126700853, with protein sequence MVSKYRGSEEEEWQVEGLFGLHRLKPGMPKDPFPMLKIDQLVDATYGHPRMSFLDAFQGYHQIALPPEDREKTAFISPNANYHYNVMPFGLKNAGATYQRMMTKMFRDKIGCTVEVYIDDMVVKSKQEARHVEDLRGVFEVLQQHKLHLNAEKCIFDVRAGKFLGFLITNRGIKANLDQIEAMNRLRPPSNPKEVQVLTGMLAALNRFISKFVDRYRPFYQLLRKWKGFQWDEDCDKAFRDLKEYLTQAPILMAPDSGEDLVMYLSVSDHVIEGSFEARDSRMKAYLSAAKQINDKFGMVKVAQVGRAQNRHADSLATLASSMAEDVPRLIKLELIREPSIGITDNCITARVDVARISTTRSCWMDPIIDFLAEDRVPDDEKEAKKIRRVASRYWLSADRKLYRRSFRGPYLSCLHPEKVNELLSELHDRPVGHLNPVNSPWPFAQWGLDILGPFPRATGNLRFVLVAVDYFMKWAEAEALANIRDVDVKKFVWKNIVTRFEVPDSLISDNGLQFDNKAFRAVCSDLDIKNRYSTLTYPQRNGQAEATSKTILNGLKRRLDEAKGRWIEELPNVLRAYRTTPKRSIGETPFSLTYGAEAMMPAEVNLCSA encoded by the exons ATGGTTAGCAAATACCgtggtagtgaagaagaagaatggcaaGTGGAGGGTTTGTttggacttcacagacttaaaCCGGGCATGCCGAAAGACCCATTCCCGATGCTGAAGATTGATCAATTGGTAGATGCCACATACGGACACCCGAGAatgagcttcttagatgcctttcaGGGGTATCACCAGATTGCCCTGccacccgaggaccgagaaaagacagcattcaTCTCCCCAAAtgcaaactatcactataaCGTGATGCCATTTGGGTTGAAGAACGCCGGAGCCACGTACCAACGGATGATGACAAAGATGTTCCGAGATAAAATTGGGTGCACGGTAGAGGTATACATTGACGATATGGTAGTGAAGAGTAAACAGGAAGCACGGCATGTAGAAGATCTTCGAGGAGTGTTTGAGGTGCTCCAGCAACATAAGTTGCACCTAAATGCTGAGAAGTGCATTTTCGATGTGAGGGCTGGTAAGTTCTTGGGGTTTCTGATCACTAATCGAGGAATAAAGGCCAACCTCGATCAGATTGAAGCCATGAATCGCCTCAGGCCACCGAGCAATCCTAAAGAAGTGCAAGTATTGACCGGGATGTTAGCCGCACTTAACCGGTTCATTTCCAAATTTGTTGATCGCTATAGACCGTTCTATCAGCTTCTgaggaagtggaagggatttcaATGGGATGAGGACTGTGACAAAGCCTTTCGAGATTTGAAGGAGTATCTGACGCAAGCGCCTATATTAATGGCCCCAGATTCCGGAGAAGATTTAGTCATGTACCTCTCGGTGTCCGATCATGTC ATCGAGGGAAGCTTTGAAGCTCGGGATTCTCGGATGAAAGCCTATTTAAGCGCAGCAAAGCAAATCAATGACAAGTTCGGAATGGTGAAGGTGGCCCAAGTCGGTCGGGCACAAAACAGACACGCTGACTCACTAGCCACGTTAGCCTCGTCAATGGCCGAGGATGTTCCTCGGCTAATCAAATTAGagcttataagggagccaagtatTGGTATTACAGATAACTGCATCACGGCAAGGGTCGACGTCGCCAGAATTTCAACAACCAGGTCGTGCTGGATGGACCCAATCATCGACTTCTTGGCCGAGGATCGAGTTCCGGATGACGAAAAAGAGGCCAAAAAGATTCGTCGGGTAGCTTCTCGATATTGGCTATCAGCAGATCGCAAGTTATACCGAAGGTCTTTTAGAGGACCGTACCTTTCATGCTTACATCCCGAGAAAGTAAACGAGCTTCTGTCCGAGCTGCATGACAGA CCAGTAGGTCATTTAAATCCCGTCAATAGTCCATGGCcgtttgcacaatgggggctagaTATTCTCGGCCCGTTCCCCCGAGCAACAGGTAATCTCCGATTCGTGTTGGTGGCGGTTGATTATTTCATGAAATGGGCGGAAGCCGAGGCCCTGGCAAATATCCGAGATGTAGATGTGAAGAAgtttgtgtggaagaacataGTCACGAGATTCGAGGTGCCAGACTCACTGATAtcagacaacgggctacagtttGACAACAAAGCTTTTCGAGCCGTTTGCAGTGATCTCGACATCAAGAACAGGTATTCTACTCTGACGTATCCCCAAAGAAACGGCCAAGCCGAGGCAACTAGCAAGACTATTTTGAATGGGTTAAAGAGAAGGTTGGACGAGGCGAAAGGAAGATGGATCGAGGAACTACCTAACGTTTTGCGGGCTTACCGTACAACCCCCAAAAGGTCCATAGGGGAGACTCCATTCTCCCTGACGTATGGAGCAGAAGCCATGATGCCGGCCGAAGTGAACTTGTGCAGTGCATAG